One Mycobacterium kubicae genomic window carries:
- the ipdC gene encoding (3aS,4S,5R,7aS)-5-hydroxy-7a-methyl-1-oxo-octahydro-1H-indene-4-carboxyl-CoA dehydrogenase, whose product MKLRTPLTELVGVEHPVVQTGMGWVAGARLVSATANAGGLGILASATMTLDELATAIKKVKAATDKPFGVNLRADAADAGDRVELMIREGVKVASFALAPKQELIAKLKDAGAVVIPSIGAAKHARKVAGWGADAMIVQGGEGGGHTGPVATTLLLPSVLDAVAGTGIPVIAAGGFFDGRGLAAALSYGAAGVAMGTRFLLTSDSTVPDAVKRRYLEAALDGTVVTTRVDGMPHRVLRTGLVERLESGSRARGFTAAVRNAAKFKKMSQMTWRSMVTDGLAMRHGKELTWSQVVMAANTPMLLKAGLVEGNTEAGVLASGQVAGILDDLPSCAELIESIVADAIKHLQAASALVE is encoded by the coding sequence GTGAAGTTACGCACCCCGCTGACCGAGCTGGTCGGCGTCGAGCACCCGGTGGTGCAGACGGGAATGGGCTGGGTGGCCGGTGCCCGGTTGGTGTCGGCCACCGCCAACGCGGGCGGCCTGGGCATCCTGGCGTCGGCCACCATGACGCTCGACGAGCTGGCGACGGCGATCAAGAAGGTCAAGGCCGCCACGGACAAGCCGTTCGGCGTCAACCTCCGCGCCGATGCGGCCGATGCCGGTGATCGCGTCGAGTTGATGATTCGCGAGGGAGTCAAGGTTGCCTCGTTCGCCCTGGCGCCCAAGCAGGAACTGATAGCCAAGCTGAAAGACGCCGGGGCGGTGGTGATCCCGTCGATCGGCGCCGCCAAACACGCCCGCAAGGTGGCCGGCTGGGGTGCCGACGCGATGATCGTGCAGGGCGGCGAAGGTGGCGGACACACCGGCCCGGTCGCCACCACCCTGCTCCTGCCCTCGGTGCTGGACGCCGTTGCGGGCACTGGGATCCCGGTGATCGCCGCGGGCGGCTTCTTCGACGGACGTGGCCTGGCCGCGGCGTTGTCCTATGGGGCGGCCGGGGTGGCGATGGGAACTCGGTTCCTGTTGACCTCGGATTCGACGGTGCCCGACGCGGTCAAGCGGCGCTACCTGGAGGCGGCGTTGGACGGCACGGTGGTGACCACCCGCGTGGACGGCATGCCGCACCGGGTGCTGCGCACCGGTCTGGTGGAGAGGCTGGAAAGCGGCTCGCGGGCAAGGGGTTTCACCGCGGCGGTGCGCAACGCCGCCAAGTTCAAGAAGATGTCGCAGATGACCTGGCGCTCCATGGTCACCGACGGTCTGGCGATGCGCCATGGCAAGGAGTTGACCTGGTCGCAGGTCGTCATGGCGGCTAATACCCCGATGCTGCTCAAGGCTGGACTGGTGGAAGGCAACACCGAGGCCGGGGTGCTGGCCTCAGGTCAGGTGGCGGGGATCCTCGACGACCTGCCGTCCTGTGCCGAACTGATCGAGTCGATAGTGGCCGACGCGATCAAACATCTGCAGGCGGCGTCCGCGCTAGTGGAGTAG
- a CDS encoding PecA family PE domain-processing aspartic protease has translation MSFVTAVPDVVADAAAGLKDLNATINSAQAAAASSTTGIAAAAGDEVSAAIAALFSQQGRAFQALSAQAAAFHNQFVEVLNAAARAYSTAEAANAAQLQVLQNDALALINGPTESLLGRPLIGNGSDGTTSATGIGSAGGAGGILWGDGGHGGASFADGVQGGAGGPAGLIGTGGTGGIGGPGAAGGRGGAGGLLWGNGGTGGAGGWTGIGGAGGNAILFGNGGMGGQGGTFTVNAAGVTVAGGAGGSGGTGGLLWGNGGAGGIGGPYAPGGAGGSAQWFGDGGEGGMGGAFANGGLGGDGGHLIGNGGDGGTGGVISGMGAPGGVSGQLLGHAGATGDNGGPAKVELTMHNTRPTLQVSVNGAPFATATVDSGSSALLFAPDDVDLHALGIPTRTGVTYEFGVPGDETVVTYDQYTASVNFGDGIATKPTTIGVITSELHNGVKIDPETLVGTGANTVDTRFPVTAVQQLPGQLAHGVLVNQPGHYFQFGDNPLPALASVTGSPTTDGLSVQIGSGNLQPATGAFVDTGGVDGVIPRNLLPADLQYLADGQPLPQGTQIYVETRGGELVYHQVVVAGDEPTVTAAEGSGGHFNTGNYPYTLMPIYTSYSPSGVGTTVFDRLLP, from the coding sequence ATGTCGTTCGTTACCGCGGTGCCCGACGTGGTTGCCGACGCCGCAGCAGGTCTAAAAGATCTCAACGCGACGATCAACTCCGCCCAAGCGGCGGCGGCCTCGTCGACGACGGGTATCGCCGCGGCCGCCGGTGACGAGGTGTCGGCGGCCATCGCAGCGCTGTTCTCGCAACAAGGTCGCGCATTTCAGGCGCTGAGTGCACAGGCGGCGGCGTTTCACAACCAGTTCGTCGAGGTCCTCAATGCGGCCGCACGCGCGTATTCGACCGCCGAGGCGGCCAATGCGGCCCAGCTGCAGGTTCTGCAGAATGACGCGCTTGCCCTGATCAATGGGCCGACCGAGTCGCTGCTGGGCCGTCCGCTGATCGGCAATGGCAGCGACGGAACCACCAGCGCAACTGGAATCGGATCGGCCGGCGGAGCGGGTGGCATTCTGTGGGGCGACGGCGGTCACGGCGGTGCCAGCTTTGCCGACGGCGTGCAGGGCGGTGCGGGCGGTCCGGCCGGATTGATCGGAACCGGTGGCACGGGCGGGATAGGTGGACCTGGTGCGGCCGGCGGGCGCGGCGGTGCGGGCGGGTTGCTGTGGGGCAACGGCGGCACCGGCGGCGCGGGTGGCTGGACTGGGATCGGCGGCGCCGGCGGCAACGCCATACTCTTCGGTAACGGCGGTATGGGCGGACAGGGCGGAACCTTCACGGTCAACGCCGCCGGGGTGACCGTTGCCGGGGGAGCAGGGGGGTCGGGAGGAACCGGCGGCCTGCTGTGGGGCAACGGTGGTGCGGGCGGTATCGGTGGCCCCTATGCCCCCGGTGGTGCCGGCGGCAGCGCGCAATGGTTCGGCGACGGTGGCGAAGGCGGCATGGGTGGCGCGTTTGCCAACGGCGGTCTCGGCGGCGACGGCGGTCACCTGATCGGCAACGGCGGCGACGGCGGAACCGGCGGCGTCATTTCGGGAATGGGCGCCCCCGGGGGCGTCAGTGGCCAATTGCTGGGCCACGCCGGGGCTACCGGTGACAACGGCGGCCCGGCCAAGGTCGAGCTGACGATGCACAACACCCGCCCGACGCTGCAAGTCTCCGTCAACGGCGCACCGTTTGCCACAGCAACGGTGGACTCCGGATCCAGCGCACTGCTCTTCGCGCCCGATGACGTCGACCTGCATGCGCTGGGCATCCCCACCAGGACGGGTGTCACCTACGAGTTCGGGGTGCCCGGTGACGAGACCGTCGTCACCTACGACCAGTACACGGCATCGGTGAACTTCGGGGACGGGATTGCCACCAAGCCGACGACCATCGGCGTCATCACCTCCGAACTCCACAACGGAGTCAAGATCGACCCGGAAACCCTGGTGGGGACCGGGGCCAACACGGTCGACACTCGGTTCCCCGTCACTGCCGTACAACAGTTGCCGGGCCAACTGGCCCACGGGGTGCTCGTCAACCAGCCCGGACATTATTTCCAATTCGGCGACAACCCACTGCCCGCCTTGGCTTCGGTCACCGGCTCGCCGACCACCGATGGACTGTCCGTGCAGATTGGCTCAGGAAATCTCCAACCTGCCACCGGCGCGTTCGTCGATACCGGCGGGGTCGACGGCGTGATACCCCGCAACCTCCTGCCAGCCGATCTGCAATACCTTGCCGATGGTCAGCCGCTCCCGCAGGGGACGCAAATCTATGTGGAGACCCGCGGCGGTGAATTGGTGTACCACCAGGTGGTGGTCGCCGGCGACGAGCCCACGGTGACGGCTGCCGAAGGCAGCGGTGGCCACTTCAACACCGGAAACTATCCCTACACGCTAATGCCGATCTATACCTCGTACAGTCCTTCCGGTGTCGGCACAACGGTGTTCGACCGGCTACTGCCCTGA
- the fadA6 gene encoding steroid 3-ketoacyl-CoA thiolase FadA6, which produces MPEAYIVEAVRTAVGKRNGALAGVHPVDLGALAWRGLFDRTDLDPAAVDDVIAGCVDAIGAQAGNIARLSWLAAGFPEEVPGVTVDRQCGSSQQAISFGAQAIMSGTADVIVAGGVQNMSQIPISSAMTVGEQFGFTSPTNESKQWLHRYGDQEISQFRGSELIAEKWNLSREEMEQYALTSHERAFAAIRSGHFDNEILTVETESGPFRVDEGPRESSLEKMAGLKPLVEGGKLTAAMASQISDGASAVLLASEQAVKDHGLTPRARIHHISARAADPVFMLTGPIPATRYALEKTGLSIDDIDTVEINEAFAPVVLAWLKEIKADPEKVNPNGGAIALGHPLGATGAKLFTTMLNELERIGGRYGLQTMCEGGGTANVTIIERL; this is translated from the coding sequence ATGCCTGAGGCGTACATCGTTGAGGCTGTGCGTACCGCGGTCGGCAAGCGCAATGGCGCACTGGCCGGGGTACATCCCGTCGACCTGGGCGCTTTGGCGTGGCGTGGGCTGTTCGACCGGACTGATCTGGATCCCGCCGCCGTCGACGACGTCATCGCCGGTTGTGTCGATGCGATCGGGGCGCAAGCCGGCAACATCGCCCGACTGTCCTGGCTGGCTGCCGGATTCCCCGAAGAGGTCCCCGGCGTGACCGTCGACCGGCAGTGCGGTTCCAGTCAGCAAGCCATTTCGTTTGGCGCACAGGCGATCATGTCCGGCACCGCCGATGTCATCGTGGCCGGCGGCGTGCAGAACATGAGCCAGATCCCGATCTCGTCGGCGATGACCGTCGGTGAGCAGTTCGGCTTCACCTCGCCGACCAACGAGTCCAAGCAGTGGTTGCACCGCTACGGCGACCAGGAAATCTCGCAGTTCCGCGGTTCGGAGTTGATCGCCGAGAAGTGGAATCTGTCGCGCGAAGAGATGGAGCAGTACGCACTGACCAGCCACGAGCGCGCGTTCGCCGCCATCCGCAGTGGGCATTTCGACAACGAAATCCTCACCGTCGAAACCGAATCCGGTCCCTTCCGGGTGGACGAAGGGCCTCGCGAGTCGTCGCTGGAGAAGATGGCCGGGTTGAAGCCGCTCGTCGAGGGAGGCAAGCTGACCGCGGCCATGGCCAGCCAGATCTCCGACGGGGCCAGCGCCGTGCTGTTGGCCTCCGAGCAGGCGGTCAAGGACCACGGACTGACGCCCCGCGCGCGCATCCACCACATCAGCGCCCGCGCCGCCGACCCGGTGTTCATGCTGACCGGCCCCATCCCGGCTACCCGCTATGCGCTGGAAAAGACCGGGCTGTCCATAGACGACATCGACACCGTGGAGATCAACGAGGCGTTCGCACCCGTTGTGCTGGCCTGGCTCAAGGAGATCAAGGCCGACCCGGAGAAGGTCAACCCCAATGGCGGTGCAATCGCGCTCGGGCATCCGCTGGGCGCGACCGGTGCCAAGCTGTTCACCACCATGCTCAACGAGCTGGAGCGCATCGGCGGCCGTTACGGGCTGCAGACGATGTGCGAGGGCGGCGGCACTGCCAACGTCACCATCATCGAACGGCTCTAA
- a CDS encoding TetR/AcrR family transcriptional regulator → MFAERGLRATTVRDIADSAGILSGSLYHHFASKEEMVDDLLRGFLDWLFARYREILDNESNPLERLKGLFMASFEAIEHRHAQVVIYQDEAQRLSSQPRFSYIEDLNKQQRKMWIDVLHQGIDEGYFRADLDVDLIYRFIRDTTWVSVRWYQPGGPLTAEQVGRQYLAIVLGGITAEK, encoded by the coding sequence ATGTTCGCCGAACGCGGTCTGCGCGCCACCACCGTTCGTGACATTGCCGATAGCGCCGGCATCCTGTCCGGCAGTCTGTATCACCACTTCGCCTCCAAAGAGGAGATGGTCGACGACCTGCTGCGCGGCTTCCTCGACTGGTTGTTCGCCCGGTATCGCGAGATCCTGGACAATGAGTCGAACCCGCTGGAGCGGCTCAAAGGCTTGTTCATGGCGTCCTTCGAGGCGATCGAGCACCGGCACGCCCAAGTCGTCATCTACCAGGACGAGGCGCAACGACTCTCCAGCCAGCCCCGGTTCTCCTACATCGAGGACTTGAACAAACAGCAGCGGAAAATGTGGATAGACGTCCTGCATCAAGGCATCGACGAGGGCTACTTCCGTGCCGACCTGGACGTCGACCTGATCTACCGTTTCATTAGGGACACCACCTGGGTGTCGGTGCGCTGGTATCAGCCCGGCGGACCACTCACCGCCGAGCAAGTAGGTCGGCAATATCTCGCCATCGTCCTGGGCGGGATCACCGCCGAAAAGTAG
- a CDS encoding DUF4878 domain-containing protein produces MSILAAVVLVVVVVIIAVVSSGGDGKSGSAADAVKGYLDALARGDATAALSYSSDQPGSKDFLTDETLKKQIERWPITDIKILSDTAAYSFGQVHVSAKFGENISDVTLSVKKSGGDWKLDHATVKVDALGTTENKSLDTLTFFGSSVGKSPAYVFPGFIDIGSTNPNLAVKLKKPLLLDALSSGTSYYSQADFSLSPAGESAIMSAISTALTACTSSQQLAPPDCPQRARDPDIVDGTVVWGQPDLSGLKISFFDEYRLEARVSDEVPFPLTARTKSGGTKTGEVRAYISAQADVSQSPPVVSMR; encoded by the coding sequence TTGAGCATCCTCGCGGCCGTCGTGCTGGTCGTGGTCGTGGTCATCATCGCGGTGGTCTCCTCTGGCGGCGACGGCAAGTCGGGCAGTGCTGCGGACGCGGTCAAGGGATACCTCGATGCCCTCGCACGCGGCGACGCGACGGCGGCCTTGAGCTACAGCAGCGATCAGCCGGGGTCGAAAGATTTCCTCACCGACGAAACCCTGAAGAAGCAGATCGAGCGTTGGCCGATTACCGACATCAAGATTCTCAGCGACACTGCGGCATACTCCTTCGGGCAGGTGCATGTGTCGGCGAAATTCGGGGAAAACATCTCTGATGTCACGCTTTCGGTAAAGAAATCCGGAGGGGATTGGAAACTCGACCACGCGACGGTAAAAGTGGACGCTCTAGGTACCACCGAGAATAAATCGCTGGACACCCTGACGTTCTTCGGAAGTTCGGTCGGCAAGTCGCCCGCGTACGTATTCCCCGGCTTCATCGATATCGGGAGTACAAACCCAAACCTGGCCGTCAAACTGAAGAAACCGCTACTTCTTGACGCACTTTCATCTGGCACCAGTTATTACAGCCAAGCGGATTTCAGCCTCAGCCCCGCCGGGGAGTCGGCGATAATGTCGGCGATATCGACGGCTCTGACTGCGTGCACGTCATCTCAGCAGCTGGCGCCTCCCGATTGCCCGCAACGCGCGCGGGACCCGGACATCGTTGACGGCACTGTGGTGTGGGGTCAGCCCGACCTGAGCGGCCTGAAGATCTCTTTCTTCGACGAGTACCGCTTGGAGGCGCGGGTATCTGACGAGGTTCCGTTTCCGCTGACCGCTCGAACGAAGTCCGGTGGCACGAAGACCGGTGAAGTGCGCGCCTACATCAGCGCGCAGGCGGATGTTTCGCAGAGCCCGCCGGTGGTCTCGATGCGTTGA
- the ipdF gene encoding (5R,7aS)-5-hydroxy-7a-methyl-1-oxo-2,3,5,6,7,7a-hexahydro-1H-indene-carboxyl-CoA reductase, with protein MTLSVAPKEIAGHGLLDGKVVVVTAAAGTGIGSATARRALLEGADVMISDHHERRLTETATELSELGLGRVESVVCDVTSTAQVDALFASTTARLGRIDVLVNNAGLGGQTPVADMTDEEWDRVLDVSLTSVFRATRAVLRYFRDAPHGGVIVNNASVLGWRAQHSQAHYAAAKAGVMALTRCSAIEAAEYGVRINAVSPSIARHKFLDKTSSPELLDRLSSREAFGRAAEPWEVAATIAFLASDYSSYLTGEVISVSSQHP; from the coding sequence GTGACGCTGTCTGTCGCGCCGAAAGAGATTGCCGGCCATGGCCTGTTGGACGGCAAGGTCGTCGTGGTGACCGCGGCGGCGGGCACCGGCATCGGTTCGGCCACCGCGCGCCGCGCGCTGCTCGAGGGCGCCGACGTGATGATCTCCGATCACCACGAACGCCGGCTCACCGAAACCGCGACCGAGTTGTCGGAGTTGGGTCTGGGTCGGGTGGAGAGCGTGGTCTGCGACGTCACCTCCACCGCACAAGTCGACGCGTTGTTCGCCTCGACCACCGCGCGGCTGGGCCGGATCGACGTGCTGGTCAACAACGCCGGGTTGGGCGGACAAACACCGGTGGCCGACATGACCGACGAGGAGTGGGACCGGGTGCTGGACGTGTCCTTGACGTCGGTGTTCCGGGCCACCCGGGCGGTGCTGCGGTATTTCCGCGACGCGCCCCACGGTGGGGTGATCGTGAACAACGCCAGCGTGCTGGGCTGGCGGGCTCAGCATTCACAGGCGCACTATGCCGCGGCCAAAGCGGGCGTGATGGCCCTGACCCGTTGCAGCGCAATCGAAGCCGCCGAATACGGCGTGCGGATCAACGCGGTCTCGCCGAGCATCGCCCGGCACAAGTTCCTCGACAAGACCAGCTCGCCGGAGCTGCTCGACCGGCTGTCGTCCCGCGAGGCGTTCGGCCGCGCCGCAGAGCCGTGGGAGGTGGCGGCGACGATCGCGTTCTTAGCCAGCGACTACTCCAGTTACCTCACCGGAGAAGTGATCTCGGTTTCCAGCCAGCACCCGTAA
- the ipdE1 gene encoding acyl-CoA dehydrogenase IpdE1, whose product MQDVEEFRAEVRDWLADNLVGEFAALKGLGGPGREHEAFEERRAWNQHLAAAGLTCLGWPVEHGGRGLSTAHRVAFYEEYALANAPDKVNHFGEELLGPTLIAFGTPEQQQRFLPRILDVTELWCQGYSEPGAGSDLANVSTTAELDGDQWVINGQKVWTSLAHLSQWCFVVARTQKGSKRHAGLSYLLVPLDQPGVQVRPIVQITGTAEFNEVFFDDARTDSSLVVGQPGDGWRVAMGTLTFERGVSTLGQQIVYARELSNLAELAQRNGAADDPFIRQRLTRAWTGLRAMRSYALATMDVEQPGQDNVSKLLWANWHRSLGELAMDVLGKPGLTMTDGEFNEWQRLYLFTRADTIYGGSNEIQRNIIAERVLGLPREVKG is encoded by the coding sequence ATGCAGGACGTCGAGGAGTTCCGGGCGGAGGTCCGCGATTGGCTCGCCGACAATCTGGTGGGCGAATTCGCAGCTCTCAAGGGTCTCGGCGGCCCGGGACGCGAGCATGAGGCGTTCGAAGAACGCCGGGCATGGAACCAGCACCTGGCGGCGGCGGGACTGACCTGCCTGGGCTGGCCGGTCGAGCACGGCGGGCGTGGCCTGTCGACCGCGCATCGGGTTGCCTTCTACGAGGAGTACGCGCTCGCCAACGCGCCCGACAAGGTCAACCATTTCGGCGAGGAGTTGTTGGGCCCCACCCTGATCGCGTTCGGAACCCCGGAGCAACAACAGCGCTTCCTGCCCCGCATTCTCGATGTCACGGAGCTGTGGTGCCAGGGGTACTCGGAGCCCGGTGCCGGCAGCGACCTGGCCAATGTGTCGACCACGGCCGAACTCGACGGGGATCAATGGGTGATCAACGGCCAGAAGGTGTGGACGTCTCTGGCCCACCTGTCCCAGTGGTGCTTCGTGGTGGCACGCACCCAGAAGGGCTCCAAGCGCCACGCCGGGTTGTCTTATCTGTTGGTGCCGCTGGATCAGCCCGGAGTGCAGGTGCGGCCGATCGTTCAGATCACCGGTACGGCCGAGTTCAACGAGGTCTTCTTCGACGACGCCCGCACCGACTCTTCGCTGGTGGTCGGCCAGCCTGGCGACGGGTGGCGCGTCGCGATGGGCACGCTCACCTTCGAGCGCGGTGTCTCGACCCTGGGTCAGCAAATCGTCTATGCGCGTGAGCTTTCCAATCTCGCCGAGCTCGCGCAGCGCAACGGCGCCGCCGACGACCCGTTCATCCGGCAACGGCTGACCCGGGCGTGGACCGGACTGCGGGCCATGCGTTCCTACGCCTTGGCCACCATGGATGTCGAGCAGCCGGGACAGGACAACGTGTCGAAGTTGTTGTGGGCCAACTGGCATCGTTCGTTGGGTGAGTTGGCCATGGATGTGCTCGGCAAGCCCGGGTTGACCATGACCGACGGCGAGTTCAACGAGTGGCAGCGGCTTTACCTGTTCACTCGCGCGGACACCATCTACGGCGGTTCCAACGAGATCCAGCGCAATATCATCGCCGAGCGGGTGCTCGGCTTGCCGAGGGAGGTCAAGGGGTGA
- the fadD3 gene encoding 3-((3aS,4S,7aS)-7a-methyl-1,5-dioxo-octahydro-1H-inden-4-yl)propanoate--CoA ligase FadD3, translating into MTSDPRTVPAALDRLARQFPDHDALITEDRSFTSTQLRAEVHRAAAALIALGVQAGDRVAIWSPNTWHWVVACLAIHHAGAAMVPLNTRYTAAEAADILARTEAPVLFAMGRFLGTDRAAGLDGAALPALRHVVRVPIEEADGTWDEFMANGTDVEAAHARAGAVVPDDVSDILFTSGTTGRSKGVLCAHRQSLSASASWAANGKITSHDRYLCINPFFHNFGYKAGILACLQTGATLIPHLTFDPLRALQAIEQHRITVLPGPPTIYQTLLDHPARREYDLSSLRFAVTGAATVPVVLVERMQSELDIDIVLTAYGLTEANGMGTMCRAEDDAVTVATTCGRPFAEFELRIDDSGEVLLRGPNVMLGYLDDPDATAAAIDADGWLHTGDIGTIDDAGNLRITDRLKDMYICGGFNVYPAEVEQALARMPGVADVAVIGVPDDRLGEVGRAFIIPRPDAGLDEASVIAYAREHLANFKAPRSVRFVDALPRNAGGKVVKPQLRELA; encoded by the coding sequence ATGACCAGCGATCCGCGCACCGTGCCCGCGGCGCTGGATCGTCTCGCGCGGCAGTTCCCCGACCACGACGCGCTCATCACCGAGGATCGCAGCTTCACCTCGACGCAACTGCGCGCCGAGGTACATCGGGCCGCGGCCGCGCTCATCGCACTGGGTGTCCAGGCCGGTGATCGGGTGGCGATCTGGTCACCCAACACCTGGCATTGGGTGGTCGCTTGCCTGGCCATTCATCACGCCGGTGCGGCGATGGTGCCACTGAACACCCGCTACACCGCCGCGGAAGCCGCCGACATTCTGGCCCGCACCGAGGCGCCGGTGCTGTTCGCGATGGGACGCTTCCTGGGCACCGATCGGGCTGCCGGCCTCGACGGCGCCGCGCTGCCCGCGTTGCGGCATGTCGTGCGGGTGCCGATCGAAGAAGCAGACGGCACCTGGGACGAATTCATGGCCAACGGGACCGACGTCGAAGCGGCGCACGCCCGGGCCGGCGCGGTCGTTCCCGACGACGTCAGTGACATCCTGTTCACCTCGGGCACCACGGGCCGCAGCAAAGGTGTGCTGTGCGCGCACCGGCAATCGCTGTCGGCCTCGGCGTCCTGGGCGGCCAACGGGAAGATCACCAGCCACGACCGCTACCTGTGCATCAACCCGTTCTTTCACAACTTCGGTTACAAGGCCGGCATTTTGGCTTGCCTGCAGACCGGCGCCACGCTGATCCCCCACCTCACCTTCGATCCGCTGCGCGCCCTGCAGGCGATCGAGCAGCACCGCATCACCGTGTTGCCCGGACCGCCGACCATCTATCAGACCCTGCTCGATCACCCTGCCCGTCGCGAATACGACCTGAGCTCACTGCGATTCGCGGTGACCGGCGCGGCCACGGTGCCGGTGGTCCTGGTCGAGCGCATGCAATCCGAACTCGACATCGACATCGTGCTCACCGCTTACGGCCTGACCGAGGCCAACGGGATGGGCACGATGTGTCGGGCCGAGGATGACGCGGTGACGGTAGCCACCACGTGCGGCCGTCCCTTCGCCGAATTCGAGCTACGCATCGACGATTCCGGTGAAGTGCTGCTGCGCGGGCCGAATGTGATGCTGGGTTACCTCGATGACCCCGACGCGACGGCAGCCGCCATCGACGCGGACGGTTGGTTGCACACCGGCGACATCGGGACCATCGACGATGCGGGCAACCTGCGCATCACCGACCGGCTCAAAGACATGTACATCTGCGGTGGGTTCAACGTCTACCCCGCCGAGGTCGAGCAGGCGCTGGCCCGGATGCCCGGCGTCGCCGACGTCGCGGTCATCGGGGTTCCCGATGACCGGCTGGGCGAGGTCGGGCGAGCATTCATCATCCCCCGACCCGACGCCGGTCTCGACGAAGCGTCCGTGATCGCCTACGCGCGTGAGCATTTGGCGAACTTCAAGGCGCCGCGGTCGGTGCGGTTCGTCGACGCGTTGCCGCGGAACGCCGGTGGCAAGGTGGTCAAACCACAACTGCGAGAGTTGGCCTAA
- a CDS encoding acyl-CoA dehydrogenase family protein → MDLDFDDDTLAFQAEVRDFLAANADEIPTKSYDNAEGFAQHRRWDRVLFDAGLSVITWPKKYGGRDAPLLHWVVYEEEYFRAGAPGRASANGTSMLAPTLFAHGTSEQLDRILPKMASGEQIWAQAWSEPESGSDLASLRSTARRTDGGWLLNGQKIWSSRAPFADMGFGLFRSDPEAQRHHGLTYFMFDLKADGVTVRPIVQLGGDTGFGEIFLDDVFVPDQDVIGNPNEGWRAAMSTSSNERGMSLRSPARFLAAAERLVQLWKDNGSPEPFADRVADGWIKAQAYRLQTFGTVTRLAAGGELGAESSVTKVFWSDLDVEIHQTALDILGADAELASSWTEGLLFALGGPIYAGTNEIQRNIISERLLGLPREKR, encoded by the coding sequence ATGGATCTTGATTTCGACGACGACACGCTGGCCTTCCAAGCCGAGGTGCGAGACTTCTTGGCGGCCAACGCCGACGAGATACCGACGAAGTCCTACGACAACGCCGAAGGCTTTGCCCAGCACCGACGTTGGGACCGGGTGCTATTCGACGCCGGCCTGTCGGTCATCACCTGGCCGAAGAAGTACGGTGGCCGCGACGCCCCGCTGCTGCACTGGGTGGTGTACGAAGAGGAATACTTCCGCGCCGGAGCGCCCGGCCGGGCAAGCGCCAACGGCACCTCGATGCTGGCGCCGACGCTGTTCGCGCACGGCACCTCCGAACAACTCGACCGCATCTTGCCGAAAATGGCCAGTGGCGAACAAATCTGGGCGCAGGCCTGGTCGGAGCCCGAATCCGGTAGCGACCTGGCCTCACTGCGATCCACGGCCAGGAGAACCGACGGCGGCTGGCTGCTCAACGGTCAGAAGATCTGGAGCTCGCGAGCACCGTTCGCCGACATGGGCTTCGGGTTGTTCCGGTCTGACCCCGAAGCGCAACGGCATCACGGACTGACCTACTTCATGTTCGACCTCAAGGCCGACGGCGTCACCGTTCGCCCCATCGTCCAGTTGGGCGGTGACACCGGATTCGGAGAAATCTTCCTCGACGATGTCTTCGTCCCCGACCAGGACGTGATCGGCAATCCCAACGAGGGCTGGCGCGCGGCCATGAGTACGTCGAGCAATGAGCGGGGCATGTCGTTGCGCAGCCCGGCGCGTTTCCTGGCGGCGGCCGAGCGGCTGGTGCAGCTGTGGAAAGACAACGGCTCACCGGAGCCCTTCGCCGACCGGGTGGCCGACGGGTGGATCAAGGCGCAGGCCTACCGGTTGCAGACCTTCGGCACAGTCACCAGGCTGGCCGCCGGCGGCGAGCTGGGAGCGGAATCATCGGTGACCAAGGTGTTCTGGTCAGACCTCGACGTCGAGATCCACCAGACCGCGCTCGACATCCTGGGCGCCGACGCAGAACTGGCGAGCTCCTGGACCGAGGGCCTGCTGTTCGCGTTGGGGGGACCGATTTACGCCGGTACCAACGAGATTCAGCGCAACATCATCTCCGAACGACTACTCGGTCTGCCCCGGGAGAAGCGATAG